One stretch of Thermococcus sp. DNA includes these proteins:
- a CDS encoding KH domain-containing protein, whose protein sequence is MKDRLEKMLNVKILDMEELEDKIVVYVPEDQVRIAVGSGGAAVKAAELVIGKKIEVKSK, encoded by the coding sequence ATGAAGGACAGGCTGGAGAAGATGCTCAACGTCAAAATCCTGGATATGGAGGAGCTTGAGGACAAAATAGTCGTTTATGTCCCTGAGGACCAGGTTAGAATCGCGGTCGGAAGTGGCGGTGCCGCGGTAAAGGCGGCTGAACTTGTCATAGGCAAGAAGATTGAAGTCAAGAGCAAGTGA